In a single window of the Papaver somniferum cultivar HN1 chromosome 8, ASM357369v1, whole genome shotgun sequence genome:
- the LOC113301673 gene encoding uncharacterized protein LOC113301673: protein MADFSCFSESDESTVEDIISQAMDQCVLEQIASINLSGISDTSLPTDLESRFSKLKSFPGTNPKLEIPQNPVSKSVEDTQSLSPNQKIGSPSNPNSSFGPTTDIEKRFSKLKSFPGTNPKTEIPQNQVLSPNKEIGSSPSISNQVKKSSSFGSKPKSKQAFIRSCSSSSDSSRENSSSSLAKQNCFFWCSPKKVIRKQGKETRVSRGFEMDPFEWDKDNELISDLTSFNREAEKIVEWAKQASSRIEVSEIEDLLTDDDFDGDCDRFK from the coding sequence ATGGCTGATTTCTCATGCTTTTCTGAAAGCGATGAATCCACAGTCGAAGACATCATCTCACAAgcaatggatcaatgtgttcttGAACAGATTGCATCCATCAATTTATCAGGTATTTCAGACACTTCCCTTCCTACTGATCTTGAAAGTCGTTTCTCCAAGCTCAAATCATTTCCAGGAACCAATCCTAAACTAGAAATCCCTCAAAACCCAGTTTCTAAATCAGTAGAAGATACACAAAGTTTATCCCCAAATCAAAAAATTGGGTCTCCATCAAATCCAAATTCTAGTTTTGGTCCTACTACTGATATCGAAAAGCgattttccaaactcaaatcattTCCAGGAACTAATCCTAAGACTGAAATCCCTCAAAACCAAGTTTTATCCCCAAATAAAGAAATTGGTTCTTCACCGTCAATCTCAAATCAGGTGAAAAAGAGTTCCAGTTTTGGTTCTAAACCTAAATCAAAACAAGCGTTTATTAGATCTTGTTCTAGTTCTTCTGATTCTTCTCGagaaaattcttcttcatctttagcaaagcaaaattgtttcttttggTGTTCTCCAAAAAAGGTAATaaggaaacaaggaaaagaaactagggtttcaagAGGATTTGAAATGGACCCATTTGAATGGGATAAAGATAATGAATTGATTTCTGATTTAACTTCATTTAATAGAGAAGCCGAGAAAATTGTTGAATGGGCTAAACAAGCTTCTTCTAGGATTGAAGTTTCTGAAATTGAAGATTTACTAactgatgatgattttgatggtGACTGTGACAGGTTCAAGTGA